Proteins encoded by one window of Bradyrhizobium sp. B097:
- a CDS encoding homospermidine synthase: MSPSSQIYAKITGPIVMIGFGSIGKGTLPMIERHLDYDKSRVTVIDPKDEGRKAHCEKQNVKFIQQAVTKDNYRDLLTPLLTEGGGQGFCVNLSVDTGSTDIMELCNELGALYIDTVNEPWLGFYFDSSKGPEARSNYALREVTLAAKKARPAGSTTAVSCCGANPGMVSFFVKQALLNVAADLKLNAPKPKTKAEWADLMRQAGIKGIHIAERDTQRSKSPKEPDVFVNTWSVEGFLSEGVQPSELGWGTHEKWMPENAHTHEAGCGAAIYLMQPGANTRVRTWCPTRGAQYGFLVTHNESISIADYFTVHDASGKAIYRPTCHYAYHPADDAVLSLHEMFGRAAKMQEKHHILDENEIVDGIDELGVLLFGHDNNAYWYGSQLSIEETRKLAPYQNATGLQVTSAVLGGMVWALENPNEGIVEADEMDFDRLLEIQLPYLGPVKGFYTDWTPLTDRPGLFPEDIDTSDPWQFKNVLVR; the protein is encoded by the coding sequence ATGAGCCCCTCCTCGCAGATCTACGCGAAAATCACCGGCCCCATTGTCATGATCGGCTTCGGCTCGATCGGCAAAGGCACGTTGCCGATGATCGAGCGGCATCTCGATTACGACAAGTCGCGCGTCACCGTGATCGATCCCAAGGACGAGGGCCGCAAGGCGCATTGCGAGAAGCAGAATGTAAAGTTCATCCAGCAGGCCGTGACCAAGGACAATTATCGCGACCTGCTGACCCCGCTGCTCACTGAAGGCGGCGGCCAGGGCTTTTGCGTCAATCTGTCGGTCGATACCGGCTCGACCGACATCATGGAGCTCTGCAACGAGCTTGGCGCGCTTTATATCGACACCGTCAACGAGCCTTGGCTCGGCTTCTACTTCGATTCGTCGAAGGGCCCGGAAGCGCGCTCCAACTACGCCCTGCGCGAAGTGACGCTGGCCGCCAAGAAGGCGCGTCCGGCGGGCTCGACCACGGCCGTCTCCTGCTGTGGCGCCAATCCCGGCATGGTCTCGTTTTTCGTCAAGCAGGCGCTGCTCAACGTCGCCGCCGATCTAAAGCTCAATGCCCCCAAGCCGAAGACCAAGGCCGAATGGGCGGACTTGATGCGGCAGGCCGGCATCAAGGGCATCCACATCGCCGAACGCGACACCCAGCGCTCCAAGTCGCCGAAGGAGCCTGACGTCTTCGTCAACACCTGGTCGGTGGAAGGTTTCCTGTCGGAAGGCGTGCAGCCGTCCGAACTCGGTTGGGGCACTCATGAAAAATGGATGCCCGAGAATGCGCACACCCATGAAGCCGGCTGCGGCGCAGCGATCTATCTGATGCAGCCCGGCGCCAACACACGCGTGCGGACCTGGTGCCCGACCCGCGGCGCGCAGTACGGCTTCCTCGTCACCCACAACGAGTCGATCTCGATCGCCGATTACTTCACGGTGCATGACGCATCGGGCAAGGCGATCTATCGGCCGACGTGCCACTATGCCTATCATCCGGCTGACGATGCCGTGTTGTCGCTGCATGAAATGTTCGGCCGCGCAGCGAAGATGCAGGAGAAGCACCACATCCTCGATGAGAACGAAATCGTCGACGGCATCGACGAACTCGGCGTGCTGCTGTTCGGCCACGACAACAACGCCTACTGGTACGGCTCGCAGCTCTCCATCGAGGAGACCCGCAAACTCGCGCCCTATCAGAACGCGACCGGCCTGCAGGTGACCTCCGCCGTGCTCGGCGGCATGGTGTGGGCGCTGGAGAATCCGAACGAAGGCATCGTCGAAGCCGACGAGATGGATTTCGACCGTCTGCTGGAAATCCAGCTGCCGTATCTCGGCCCGGTGAAAGGTTTCTACACCGACTGGACCCCGCTGACGGATCGTCCGGGACTGTTCCCGGAAGATATCGACACCAGCGATCCCTGGCAGTTCAAGAACGTCCTGGTGCGCTGA
- a CDS encoding metal ABC transporter substrate-binding protein: protein MRRLFGLIGLVLLLASGAARAEERINVVASFSILADMVRNVGGNSVDVVALVGPDGDAHVYAPTPADAKKVADARLLVINGLGFEGWLPRLLQASGSKAPVAVATKGIMPRKMGGHDDPHAWQSVANAKIYVVNIRDGLIAAAPDQAGVFKANADAYLAKLEALDREVHEAVAKIPEARRKVISTHGAFGYFADSYGITFFSPLSVSTDSEPSARDIAAIIAQIKLAKIPAVFLENISDPRLIERIAAETGARVGGTLYSDSLTAEKGQAPTYIDMVRHNIKALTSALAN, encoded by the coding sequence ATGCGGCGATTGTTCGGGTTGATCGGTCTGGTGCTGCTGCTGGCGAGCGGCGCGGCGCGCGCCGAGGAGCGCATCAACGTCGTTGCGAGCTTCTCGATCCTCGCCGACATGGTGCGCAATGTCGGCGGCAACAGCGTCGACGTGGTGGCGCTGGTCGGGCCCGACGGCGACGCGCATGTTTATGCGCCGACGCCGGCAGACGCCAAGAAGGTCGCCGACGCCAGGCTGCTGGTCATCAACGGCCTCGGCTTCGAGGGCTGGTTGCCGCGGCTGCTGCAGGCCTCCGGCAGCAAGGCGCCGGTCGCGGTGGCAACCAAGGGGATCATGCCACGCAAGATGGGCGGCCATGACGATCCGCATGCCTGGCAATCCGTGGCCAATGCGAAGATCTATGTCGTCAATATCCGCGACGGGCTGATCGCCGCGGCCCCTGACCAAGCCGGCGTCTTCAAGGCCAATGCCGACGCCTATCTGGCGAAGCTCGAGGCGCTCGACCGCGAGGTGCACGAGGCGGTGGCGAAAATACCGGAGGCGCGGCGCAAGGTGATCTCGACCCACGGCGCCTTCGGTTATTTCGCCGATTCCTATGGAATTACGTTCTTCTCGCCGCTCAGCGTCTCGACCGATTCCGAGCCCAGCGCGCGCGATATCGCCGCCATCATCGCCCAGATCAAGCTCGCGAAAATTCCGGCAGTTTTTCTCGAAAATATCAGCGATCCGCGCCTGATCGAGCGGATCGCGGCCGAGACCGGCGCCAGGGTCGGCGGGACCCTGTATTCGGACAGTTTGACGGCCGAAAAGGGCCAAGCACCCACTTACATTGATATGGTCAGGCACAATATAAAGGCCCTGACCAGCGCGCTCGCCAACTAG
- a CDS encoding WD40 repeat domain-containing protein: protein MKEFDPGEAPSSIVSITDRVKQLPLGAAIGSVHFLGDRAFFVGAEESVVIATADGEITRTETHFGAILCAASDGKRLVTGGDDGKLVAIDAKGEISTIATDAKRRWIDNVALHSDGTVAWSAGKTAFVRNPKGEEKTFEVPSTVGGLAFAPKGLRLAIAHYNGVTLWFPNMAANPEFLEWAGSHLAVSFSPDNKFLVTAMHEAAMHGWRLADNRHMRMSGYPGRVRSMSWSAGGKGLATSGADTVIVWPFTSKDGPMGKEPAMLAPMPARVAVVACHPKNDIMAVGYADGTVLMVRLEDGAEILVRRNAGTAVSALGWNAKGTLLAFGTEDGDAGILEM, encoded by the coding sequence ATGAAAGAGTTCGACCCGGGCGAGGCCCCTTCTTCCATCGTTTCGATCACCGACCGCGTCAAGCAGCTTCCGCTCGGCGCGGCGATCGGCTCAGTACATTTTCTCGGCGACCGCGCGTTCTTCGTCGGCGCCGAGGAGAGCGTCGTGATCGCGACCGCCGACGGCGAGATCACGCGGACAGAGACGCATTTCGGCGCCATCCTGTGCGCGGCCTCCGACGGCAAGCGGCTCGTCACCGGCGGTGACGACGGCAAGCTGGTCGCGATCGACGCCAAGGGCGAGATCTCGACGATTGCGACCGACGCCAAGCGGCGCTGGATCGACAATGTCGCGCTGCACAGCGACGGCACCGTGGCGTGGTCGGCGGGCAAGACCGCGTTCGTGCGCAATCCCAAGGGCGAAGAGAAAACCTTCGAGGTGCCGTCGACCGTCGGCGGGCTGGCGTTCGCGCCGAAGGGCCTGCGGCTTGCGATCGCGCACTACAACGGCGTGACCTTGTGGTTTCCCAACATGGCCGCCAATCCGGAATTCCTGGAATGGGCCGGCTCGCACCTCGCGGTCTCTTTCAGCCCGGACAACAAGTTTCTTGTCACGGCGATGCACGAGGCCGCGATGCATGGCTGGCGGCTCGCCGATAACCGGCACATGCGGATGAGCGGCTATCCCGGCCGCGTGCGCTCGATGTCATGGAGCGCCGGTGGCAAGGGGCTCGCGACCTCGGGCGCTGATACCGTGATCGTCTGGCCGTTCACCAGCAAGGATGGGCCGATGGGCAAGGAGCCGGCGATGCTGGCGCCGATGCCGGCGCGGGTCGCGGTGGTCGCCTGCCATCCGAAGAACGACATCATGGCGGTCGGCTATGCCGACGGCACTGTGCTGATGGTCCGGCTCGAGGACGGCGCCGAGATCCTGGTGCGTCGGAATGCCGGTACCGCGGTGTCCGCGCTGGGGTGGAATGCCAAGGGCACGCTGCTCGCCTTCGGCACGGAAGATGGTGACGCGGGCATCCTGGAAATGTAA
- a CDS encoding GTP-binding protein — translation MAEASQKIPVTVLTGYLGAGKTTLLNRILSENHGKKYAVIVNEFGEIGIDNDLIIGADEEVFEMNNGCVCCTVRGDLVRIMDGLMKRKGKFDAIIVETTGLADPAPVAQTFFVDEDVQKNARLDAVVTVADAKWLSDRLKDAPEAKNQIAFADVIVLNKTDLVSKAELAEVEARIRGINPYAKLHRTERCQVGLSDVLERGAFDLDRILEIEPDFLEAGDGHDHDHHDHGHDHDHHHHDHGHGGLKHYHDEDMQSLSLRSEKPLDPTKFMPWLQNLVATEGQKILRSKGILAFTGDDDRYVFQGVHMMLEGDHQRKWKDGEKRESRVVFIGRELPEQAIRDGFEQCITT, via the coding sequence ATGGCTGAAGCTTCGCAAAAAATTCCAGTGACCGTGCTGACGGGCTATCTCGGCGCCGGCAAGACCACGCTGTTGAACCGCATCCTGTCGGAAAACCACGGCAAGAAATACGCCGTCATCGTCAACGAATTCGGCGAGATCGGCATCGACAACGACCTCATCATCGGCGCCGATGAGGAAGTATTCGAGATGAACAATGGCTGCGTCTGCTGCACGGTGCGCGGCGACCTCGTCCGCATCATGGACGGGTTGATGAAGCGCAAGGGCAAGTTCGACGCCATCATCGTCGAGACCACCGGCCTTGCCGATCCGGCGCCGGTCGCGCAGACCTTCTTCGTCGACGAGGACGTGCAGAAGAACGCCCGGCTCGACGCCGTCGTAACCGTCGCCGACGCCAAATGGCTGAGCGATCGCCTCAAGGACGCGCCGGAAGCCAAGAACCAGATCGCGTTCGCCGACGTCATCGTGCTGAACAAGACTGACCTGGTCTCGAAGGCTGAGCTCGCCGAGGTCGAAGCCCGCATCCGCGGCATCAACCCCTATGCCAAGCTACACCGCACGGAGCGCTGCCAGGTCGGGCTATCAGACGTGCTGGAACGCGGCGCGTTCGATCTCGACCGCATCCTGGAGATCGAGCCTGATTTCCTCGAGGCCGGCGACGGTCACGACCACGATCATCACGACCACGGTCATGACCATGATCACCACCACCACGATCACGGCCATGGTGGGCTGAAGCACTATCACGACGAGGACATGCAATCGCTGTCGCTGCGTTCGGAGAAGCCGCTCGACCCAACCAAGTTCATGCCCTGGCTGCAGAACCTCGTCGCCACCGAGGGCCAGAAGATCCTGCGTTCGAAGGGTATCCTCGCCTTCACCGGCGATGACGACCGCTACGTGTTCCAGGGCGTCCACATGATGCTGGAGGGCGACCACCAGCGGAAGTGGAAGGACGGCGAGAAGCGCGAAAGCCGCGTCGTGTTCATCGGTCGCGAATTGCCGGAGCAGGCGATCCGCGACGGCTTCGAGCAGTGCATCACCACGTGA
- a CDS encoding ABC transporter ATP-binding protein, whose protein sequence is MGALVTFRDVTLGYDRHPAVHHLNGAVEAGALLAVIGPNGAGKSTLLRGIAGVLKPLSGVIDLDGLDHRDIAYLPQSADIDRTFPISVFDFVGTGLWRSTGFFGGIGRAARDKIRAALAAVGLNGFENRPIGTLSGGQMQRMLFARVLLQDARLIVLDEPFNAIDAKTTGDLLALVKRWNGEGRTVLAALHDLDMVRNNFPETLLLARGPVEWGPTAETLTADNLTVAMRMCEAFDDSAAACAADPRSRAA, encoded by the coding sequence ATGGGCGCGCTTGTCACCTTCCGCGACGTCACGCTCGGCTATGACCGCCACCCGGCGGTGCACCATCTCAACGGTGCGGTTGAGGCGGGCGCGCTGCTCGCCGTGATCGGCCCGAACGGCGCCGGCAAGTCGACGCTGCTGCGCGGCATCGCCGGCGTGCTCAAGCCGCTGTCGGGCGTGATCGATCTCGACGGGCTCGACCACCGCGACATCGCCTATCTGCCGCAATCCGCCGACATCGACCGCACGTTTCCGATCTCGGTGTTCGATTTCGTCGGCACCGGGCTGTGGCGCTCGACCGGCTTCTTCGGCGGCATCGGCCGGGCCGCGCGCGACAAGATCCGGGCGGCGCTCGCGGCCGTCGGCCTCAACGGCTTCGAGAACCGCCCGATCGGCACGCTGTCCGGCGGCCAGATGCAGCGCATGCTGTTCGCGCGCGTGCTGTTGCAGGATGCCCGCCTGATCGTGCTCGACGAGCCGTTCAACGCCATCGATGCCAAGACCACCGGCGATCTCCTGGCGCTGGTGAAGCGCTGGAACGGCGAGGGACGCACGGTGCTGGCCGCGCTGCACGACCTCGACATGGTGCGCAACAATTTCCCGGAAACACTGCTCCTGGCGCGCGGCCCGGTGGAATGGGGCCCGACCGCGGAGACGCTGACGGCGGACAATCTGACGGTCGCGATGCGGATGTGCGAGGCGTTCGACGACAGTGCCGCGGCCTGCGCAGCCGATCCGCGCTCACGGGCCGCCTGA
- a CDS encoding MgtC/SapB family protein: MRFLTTFQLADFIDTLVSLTTAFVLGTLIGAERQYRQRTAGLRTNVLVAVGAAAFVDLAMHLAGADGAVRVIAYVVSGIGFLGAGVIMKQGMDVRGLNTAATLWASAAVGSCAGADLVAQAAALTVFVIAGNTLLRPLVNAINRIPLNEKASEATYYFKLVVTPEALPDMRDRLVEKLEAANYPVADVNVVEAGDDFLEIVAELVSTAVDPNELNAVVVDLQHQPGVRHVTWEISTTD, translated from the coding sequence ATGCGATTTCTCACCACATTCCAGCTCGCCGACTTCATCGACACGCTGGTCAGCCTGACGACAGCTTTTGTGCTCGGCACCCTGATCGGAGCCGAGCGGCAGTACCGGCAGCGCACCGCTGGGTTGCGCACCAATGTGCTGGTCGCGGTCGGCGCGGCCGCCTTCGTCGACCTCGCGATGCATCTGGCCGGCGCCGACGGCGCGGTGCGGGTGATCGCCTATGTGGTGTCGGGGATCGGCTTCCTCGGCGCCGGCGTCATCATGAAGCAGGGCATGGACGTGCGCGGCCTCAACACCGCGGCGACGCTGTGGGCCTCGGCCGCGGTCGGCTCCTGCGCCGGCGCCGACCTGGTGGCGCAGGCGGCGGCGCTGACCGTGTTCGTGATCGCCGGCAACACGCTGCTGCGTCCGCTGGTCAACGCCATCAACCGCATCCCGCTGAACGAAAAGGCCTCGGAGGCGACCTACTACTTCAAGCTCGTGGTGACTCCCGAGGCGCTGCCCGACATGCGCGACCGCCTGGTCGAGAAGCTCGAGGCCGCGAACTATCCGGTCGCCGATGTCAACGTGGTCGAGGCCGGCGACGATTTCCTGGAGATCGTGGCGGAGCTGGTCTCGACCGCGGTCGACCCCAACGAGCTGAATGCCGTGGTGGTCGACCTGCAGCATCAGCCCGGCGTGCGGCACGTGACCTGGGAAATCAGCACCACGGATTGA
- a CDS encoding metal ABC transporter permease, which yields MLTDALITPFTEFEFMRRALAAVIALSLGGAPIGVFLMLRRMSLVGDAMAHAILPGAAIGFLLSGLNLFAMTTGGLIAGFAVALLAGLVARTTELKEDASLATFYLVSLALGVTIVSIKGTNIDLLHVLFGNILAMDDQTLLVIAFNATITLLVLAVIYRPLVIECVDPVFLRTVSRAGAPAHLAFLALVVVNLVNGFHALGTLLGVGLMILPAGIARFWSRDITTMICIAVASAIVSGYAGLVLSYQTRIPSGPAIILVAAGLYIVSLLFGNVSGLVRQLFPGRHLEA from the coding sequence ATGCTGACTGACGCGCTGATCACGCCCTTCACCGAATTCGAGTTCATGCGCCGCGCGCTCGCGGCCGTGATCGCGCTGTCGCTCGGCGGCGCGCCGATCGGCGTGTTCCTGATGTTGCGGCGGATGAGCCTGGTCGGCGACGCCATGGCGCATGCGATCCTGCCGGGCGCTGCGATCGGCTTCCTGCTGTCCGGGCTCAACCTGTTCGCGATGACGACCGGCGGCCTGATCGCGGGCTTTGCAGTGGCGCTGCTCGCCGGCCTCGTCGCCCGCACCACCGAGCTGAAGGAGGACGCTTCGCTTGCGACCTTCTACCTGGTCTCGCTCGCGCTCGGCGTCACCATTGTCTCCATCAAGGGTACCAATATCGACCTGCTGCACGTGCTGTTCGGCAATATCCTCGCGATGGACGACCAGACCCTGCTGGTGATCGCGTTCAACGCCACCATCACGCTGCTGGTGCTCGCAGTGATCTATCGCCCGCTCGTGATCGAATGCGTCGATCCGGTGTTCCTGCGCACCGTGAGCCGGGCCGGCGCGCCGGCGCATCTCGCCTTCCTCGCGCTGGTCGTGGTCAATCTCGTCAACGGCTTCCACGCGCTCGGCACGCTGCTCGGCGTCGGGTTGATGATCCTGCCCGCCGGCATCGCGCGGTTCTGGTCGCGCGACATCACCACCATGATCTGCATCGCGGTCGCGAGCGCGATTGTGTCGGGCTATGCCGGGCTGGTGCTGTCGTACCAGACCCGGATTCCCTCCGGACCCGCGATCATCCTGGTCGCGGCCGGGCTCTATATTGTGTCGCTGCTGTTCGGCAATGTCAGCGGCCTGGTCCGGCAGCTGTTTCCCGGCCGCCATCTCGAGGCGTGA
- a CDS encoding acetoacetate decarboxylase → MKIEDVRRTAYSMPLTNPSFPPGPYRFFDREYFIITYKTDPEALAAVVPEPLEVAEPVVKYEFIRMPDSTGFGDYTETGQVIPVRFKGELGAYTHAMYLDDEAPIAGGRELWGFPKKLARPKIAVESDVLVGSLHYGSVLCASATMGYKYHKVDHDTVLNAMKAPNFILKIIPHVDGTPRICELVRFHLDDITLKEAWTGPSALGLFPHALCDVARLPVREVVSALHYKADLTLGLGSVAFDYMAK, encoded by the coding sequence ATGAAGATCGAGGACGTCCGGCGCACCGCCTATTCGATGCCGCTCACCAACCCGTCGTTTCCGCCGGGACCGTACCGGTTCTTCGACCGCGAATATTTCATCATCACCTACAAGACCGACCCCGAGGCGCTGGCGGCCGTGGTGCCGGAGCCGCTCGAGGTCGCCGAGCCTGTCGTGAAGTACGAATTCATCCGCATGCCGGACTCGACCGGCTTCGGCGACTACACGGAGACCGGGCAGGTGATCCCGGTCCGCTTCAAGGGCGAGCTCGGGGCCTATACCCACGCGATGTATCTCGACGACGAGGCCCCGATCGCCGGCGGCCGCGAGCTCTGGGGATTTCCGAAAAAGCTGGCGCGGCCGAAGATTGCGGTCGAGAGCGACGTGCTGGTCGGCTCGCTGCATTACGGCTCGGTGCTCTGCGCCTCCGCCACGATGGGTTACAAGTACCACAAGGTCGATCACGACACGGTCTTGAACGCGATGAAGGCGCCGAACTTCATCCTGAAGATCATTCCGCATGTCGACGGCACGCCGCGGATCTGCGAGCTGGTGCGCTTCCATCTCGACGACATTACCTTGAAGGAGGCCTGGACAGGGCCCTCCGCGCTCGGCCTGTTTCCGCACGCGCTGTGCGACGTCGCCCGCCTGCCGGTGCGCGAAGTGGTCTCGGCGCTGCATTACAAGGCGGACCTGACGCTGGGGCTCGGCTCGGTCGCGTTCGACTACATGGCGAAGTGA